A part of Saimiri boliviensis isolate mSaiBol1 chromosome 13, mSaiBol1.pri, whole genome shotgun sequence genomic DNA contains:
- the C13H18orf54 gene encoding lung adenoma susceptibility protein 2, protein MAKSNTKHRLCSRESSVSSLLASCSLSGSNSSNSDGSFHYKDKLYRSASQALQAYIDDFDLSQMYPGRSTGKINIDEGFTNMPQFCNYSYKPNNAFENLDRKKHSNFISCKRQTTNDIDSMSLTTDDLLRLPADGSFSFIYVEPSHRTRKKNKKCHGRLGSLDTEKNPNFQGPSTPVDRDNLVTPVVHTNINGKQCSRLKNPKLINRTNNCKKSSFKDSSEHNLEKNYPRWLTSQKSDLNVSGITSIPDFKYPVWLHNQDLLPDANSQKVYKIFKDDQCPPRHSHQAQGTSQLVNKLDCFEYSLEPSKFSNFLSDDKELVNEYKCDFECSQCQCENLLLPGQSTQPFSGDKIELLILKAKRNLEQCTKELPKSMKKDDSPCSLDKLEAERSWENIPVTFKSPVPVNSDDSPQQTSRAKSAKGVLEDFLNNDNQSCTLSGGRHHGPVEALKQMLFNLQAVQESFNQNKTTEPKEEIKQVSEDDFSKLQLKESMIPITRSLQKALHHLSRLRDLVDDANGKESPKM, encoded by the exons ATGgcaaaatcaaacacaaaacatAGACTTTGTTCTCGGGAATCTTCAGTATCTTCGCTGCTGGCAAGCTGCAGCCTGAGTGGTAGTAATTCCTCTAATTCTGATGGCTCTTTTCACTATAAAGATAAGCTCTACAGATCTGCTTCTCAAGCTCTACAGGCTTATATTGATGATTTTGATTTAAGCCAAATGTATCCTGGTAGAAGCACTGGAAAAATTAACATTGATGAGGGTTTTACTAATATGCCACAGTTCTGCAACTACAGTTACAAACCAAACAATG CTTTTGAAAACCTTGATCGCAAAAAGCACTCAAACTTCATATCCTGTAAAAGACAGACTACTAATGACATAGACTCTATGAGCCTAACAACTGATGATCTATTAAGACTCCCAGCAGAtggatcattttcttttatttatgttgaACCAAGTCACcgaacaaggaagaaaaacaagaaatgccATGGAAGACTGGGTTCATTGGACACTGAAAAGAATCCAAATTTTCAAGGACCCTCCACTCCCGTGGACAGAGATAACTTAGTTACTCCTGTCgtacacacaaatataaatggaaaGCAATGTAGTAGGCTGAAAAACCCAAAACTTATCAATAGGACTAATAATTGCAAGAAATCGTCTTTCAAGGACAGTTCAGAACACAATCTTGAAAAGAATTATCCAAGATGGCTCACTAGCCAGAAATCTGACCTTAATGTTTCAGGGATAACTAGTATACCTGATTTCAAATACCCAGTCTGGCTCCACAATCAAGATTTGCTACCTGATGCAAATAGTCAAaaggtttataaaatatttaaagatgatcAGTGTCCCCCTAGACATAGTCATCAGGCACAAGGAACTTCTCAGCTTGTTAATAAATTAGATTGTTTTGAATATTCTCTTGAACCCTCAAAGTTTTCAAATTTCTTGAGTGATGATAAAGAATTAGTTAATGAATACAAATGTGATTTTGAATGTAGCCAGTGTCAATGTGAGAATCTCCTTCTCCCAGGACAATCCACACAGCCGTTCAGTG gtGACAAAATTGAATTGCTTATCTTGAAGGCCAAGAGAAATCTAGAGCAGTGTACTAAAGAATTACCAAAGTCTATGAAAAAGGATGACAGTCCTTGCTCATTAGATAAACTTGAAGCAGAAAGATCATGGGAAAATATTCCTGTTACTTT CAAATCTCCTGTTCCTGTTAACTCTGATGATAGTCCTCAACAAACTTCAAGGGCAAAGAGTGCTAAAGGAGTTCTTGAAGACTTTCTAAATAATGATAATCAG AGTTGTACTCTTTCTGGAGGAAGACATCATGGTCCTGTTGAAGCCCTGAAACAAATGTTATTTAATCTTCAAGCAGTACAAGAAAGTTTTAATCAAAATAAGACCACAGAGCCAAAAGAAGAGATTAAACAA GTTTCAGAAGATGATTTCTCTAAATTACAGTTGAAGGAAAGTATGATTCCTATTACTAGGTCACTTCAGAA GGCTTTGCACCATTTATCTCGCCTGAGAGACCTGGTTGATGATGCCAATGGAAAAGAGTCACCAAAAAtgtga